The Streptomyces sp. Je 1-332 genome has a window encoding:
- a CDS encoding helix-turn-helix domain-containing protein yields MTGARDDHGPFVAAVKPLVDAMGGEIVPPDEAGTDDVVLAWEGEDVVAVRLPQLADSLDHILLALERKRGMPLSDLDRKAKQEVVRILEARGAFAVRHGVETVAGALGVSRFTVYNYLNRST; encoded by the coding sequence ATGACCGGTGCCAGAGACGACCACGGCCCCTTCGTGGCCGCCGTCAAGCCGCTCGTGGACGCCATGGGCGGCGAGATCGTGCCCCCCGACGAGGCGGGCACCGACGACGTCGTCCTCGCCTGGGAGGGCGAGGACGTGGTCGCCGTACGCCTTCCACAGCTCGCGGACTCCCTCGACCACATCCTGCTCGCCCTGGAGCGCAAGCGCGGGATGCCCCTGTCGGACCTCGACCGCAAGGCCAAGCAGGAGGTCGTACGGATACTCGAGGCGCGAGGCGCCTTCGCCGTGCGGCACGGGGTGGAGACGGTCGCCGGCGCGCTCGGCGTATCGCGCTTCACCGTTTACAACTACCTCAACCGTTCCACCTGA
- a CDS encoding LysE family translocator → MIGTNAVLGVAVVSLGMVLTPGPNMMYLVSRSITQGRRAGAISLAGVAVGFIIYLTAANLGLSLVFLAVPQLYLAVKLAGAAYLAWLAWKALKPGGLSVFAHQELSPDSPRRLFTMGVLTNLLNPKVAIMYVSLIPQFIDPSAGHTLLQGFVLGGLQIAISLGVNLAIILAAGTIAVFLARRPTWLRIQRYVMGTVLGVLAIKLATDRAPATAG, encoded by the coding sequence ATGATCGGAACGAACGCGGTGCTCGGCGTCGCAGTGGTGTCCCTGGGCATGGTGCTCACACCCGGCCCCAACATGATGTACCTGGTCTCGCGGAGCATCACCCAGGGCAGGCGGGCCGGAGCGATCTCGCTGGCGGGGGTCGCCGTCGGGTTCATCATCTATCTGACGGCGGCCAACCTGGGCCTGTCCCTGGTCTTCCTCGCCGTCCCGCAGCTGTACCTGGCCGTGAAACTCGCGGGAGCGGCCTACCTGGCATGGCTGGCCTGGAAGGCACTCAAGCCGGGCGGCCTATCGGTCTTCGCCCACCAGGAACTGTCCCCCGACTCCCCCCGGCGCCTGTTCACCATGGGAGTGCTGACGAACCTCCTGAACCCGAAGGTCGCCATCATGTACGTCTCGCTCATCCCCCAGTTCATCGACCCGTCAGCCGGCCACACCCTCCTCCAGGGCTTCGTGCTCGGCGGCCTCCAGATCGCGATCAGCCTGGGAGTGAACCTCGCCATCATCCTGGCGGCGGGCACCATCGCGGTATTCCTGGCCCGCCGCCCGACGTGGCTGCGAATTCAGCGGTACGTGATGGGCACGGTGCTGGGCGTCCTCGCCATCAAGCTGGCGACCGACAGGGCCCCGGCGACGGCCGGTTGA
- the pucL gene encoding factor-independent urate hydroxylase, producing the protein MPTILGQNQYGKAENRVVKITRDGDTHHIKDLNVSVALSGDMDDVHYSGSNANVLPTDTTKNTVFAFAKEHGIESAEQFGIHLARHFVTTQEPIHRARIRIEEYSWERIATSDNNSKFIGSDEVNHSFARKGQELRTSQITFDGENWEIISGLKDLTVMNSTNSEFWGYVKDKYTTLKEAYDRILCTDVSAAWRYNWTSDADRMPNWEKSYEQAKKHILQAFAETYSLSLQQTLYQMGSRVINSRSEIDEIRFSLPNNHHFLVDLEPFGLKNDNEVYFAADRPYGLIEATVLRDGVQPKIPVDMTNL; encoded by the coding sequence ATGCCCACGATTCTCGGCCAGAACCAGTACGGCAAAGCAGAGAACCGCGTCGTCAAGATCACGCGGGACGGCGACACCCACCACATCAAGGACCTGAACGTCTCGGTCGCCCTCTCCGGCGACATGGACGACGTCCACTACTCCGGCTCGAACGCCAACGTCCTGCCGACCGACACCACCAAGAACACGGTGTTCGCGTTCGCCAAGGAGCACGGCATCGAGTCCGCCGAGCAGTTCGGCATCCACCTCGCCCGTCACTTCGTGACGACGCAGGAGCCGATCCACCGCGCTCGGATCCGGATCGAGGAGTACTCCTGGGAGCGCATCGCGACCTCGGACAACAACTCCAAGTTCATCGGCTCGGACGAGGTCAACCACTCCTTCGCCCGCAAGGGCCAGGAGCTGCGCACCAGCCAGATCACCTTCGACGGTGAGAACTGGGAGATCATCTCCGGGCTCAAGGACCTCACGGTCATGAACTCCACCAACTCGGAGTTCTGGGGCTACGTCAAGGACAAGTACACGACGCTGAAGGAGGCGTACGACCGCATCCTGTGCACCGACGTGTCGGCCGCCTGGCGTTACAACTGGACCAGCGACGCGGACCGGATGCCCAACTGGGAGAAGTCGTACGAGCAGGCCAAGAAGCACATCCTGCAGGCCTTCGCCGAGACGTACTCCCTCTCGCTGCAGCAGACCCTCTACCAAATGGGTTCGCGCGTCATCAACAGCCGGAGCGAGATCGACGAGATCCGCTTCTCGCTGCCGAACAACCACCACTTCCTGGTGGACCTCGAGCCCTTCGGGCTGAAGAACGACAACGAGGTCTACTTCGCGGCGGACCGTCCCTACGGCCTGATCGAGGCCACGGTTCTCAGGGACGGGGTCCAGCCGAAGATCCCGGTCGACATGACCAACCTCTGA
- the uraD gene encoding 2-oxo-4-hydroxy-4-carboxy-5-ureidoimidazoline decarboxylase: MTSSSTPGLARFNALQESAATAALHEACASSAWGSKLLSQRPFPTVEALFAASDAAMAELSAEDLAEAMAGHPPIGRPKPGDPTSSREQRGMAGASEELKAEMLELNLAYQDRFGHVFLICATGATGEQMRDAMKARIGNTAEAEREIVRTELGKINRIRLTRLVEEDKD, encoded by the coding sequence GTGACTTCGAGCTCGACGCCGGGCCTTGCCCGGTTCAACGCCTTGCAGGAGAGTGCGGCCACCGCCGCTCTCCACGAGGCATGCGCCTCATCGGCCTGGGGAAGCAAACTGCTCTCCCAGCGCCCATTCCCCACCGTCGAAGCCCTCTTCGCCGCCAGCGACGCCGCCATGGCCGAGCTGAGCGCCGAGGATCTGGCCGAGGCGATGGCCGGGCACCCGCCGATCGGCCGCCCGAAGCCCGGGGACCCCACGTCGTCGCGTGAACAGCGCGGCATGGCGGGGGCCTCCGAGGAACTCAAGGCCGAGATGCTCGAACTGAACCTGGCCTACCAGGACCGGTTCGGACATGTCTTTCTGATCTGCGCCACCGGGGCGACCGGCGAGCAGATGCGTGACGCGATGAAGGCACGGATCGGCAACACGGCCGAGGCGGAGCGCGAGATCGTGCGCACCGAACTCGGGAAGATCAACCGAATCCGTCTCACCCGTCTCGTAGAAGAGGACAAGGACTGA
- a CDS encoding 2-hydroxy-3-oxopropionate reductase: MSNLPKIAWIGLGIMGSPMSENLIKAGYSVTGFTLEQDKLDRLAAAGGTVAKSIAEAVKDADVIVTMVPASPQVEAIAYGADGILENAKSGALIVDMSSITPQTSVDLAKAAKDKGIRVLDAPVSGGEAGAIEAVLSIMVGGEQADFDEAKPLLDALGKTIVLCGPHGSGQTVKAANQLIVAVNIQACAEAVVFLEKSGVDLTAALDVLNGGLAGSTVLTRKKDNFLKRDFKPGFRIDLHHKDMGIVTDAARNVGASLPVGAVVAQLVASLRTQGDGGLDHSALLRGVERLSGAEL; this comes from the coding sequence ATGAGCAACCTTCCCAAGATCGCGTGGATCGGACTCGGCATCATGGGCTCCCCCATGTCCGAGAACCTGATCAAGGCTGGTTACTCCGTCACCGGCTTCACCCTTGAGCAGGACAAGCTGGACCGCCTCGCCGCGGCCGGCGGCACCGTCGCCAAGTCCATCGCCGAGGCCGTCAAGGACGCCGACGTCATCGTCACGATGGTGCCCGCGTCGCCGCAGGTCGAGGCCATCGCATACGGTGCGGACGGCATCCTGGAGAATGCGAAGTCGGGCGCGCTGATCGTCGACATGTCGTCGATCACCCCGCAGACCTCCGTGGACCTGGCCAAGGCCGCCAAGGACAAGGGCATCCGCGTCCTCGACGCCCCCGTGTCGGGTGGCGAGGCCGGTGCCATCGAGGCCGTGCTCTCCATCATGGTCGGCGGCGAGCAGGCCGACTTCGACGAGGCCAAGCCGCTCCTGGACGCCCTCGGCAAGACCATCGTGCTGTGCGGTCCGCACGGCTCGGGTCAGACCGTGAAGGCCGCCAACCAGCTCATCGTCGCCGTGAACATCCAGGCGTGCGCCGAGGCCGTCGTCTTCCTGGAGAAGTCCGGGGTGGACCTGACCGCCGCCCTCGACGTCCTGAACGGGGGGCTTGCGGGCTCGACCGTCCTGACCCGCAAGAAGGACAACTTCCTCAAGCGCGACTTCAAGCCCGGTTTCCGGATCGACCTGCACCACAAGGACATGGGCATCGTCACCGACGCCGCCCGCAATGTCGGTGCCTCGCTCCCGGTCGGCGCCGTGGTCGCCCAGCTGGTCGCCTCGCTGCGCACGCAGGGTGACGGCGGCCTCGACCACTCCGCGCTGCTGCGCGGCGTGGAGCGCCTCTCGGGCGCCGAGCTCTAA
- a CDS encoding 8-oxoguanine deaminase, with protein sequence MAAPADLQRIVIENCAIATVDANDTEYASGYVVVAGNKIESIGAGKAPEGLANVVRRVDGTGHLVTPGLVNTHHHFYQWITRGLATDHNLFQWLTALYPTWARIDEQMVKAAAQGSLGMMARGGVTTAMDHHYVFPKNSGDLSGAIIGAASDMGVRFTLARGSMDRSEKDGGLPPDFAVETLEGALAATAETVDKHHDASFDAMTQVAVAPCSPFSVSTELMKQGAELARAKGVRLHTHGSETVEEEKFCHELFGMGPTDYFESTGWLGDDVWMAHCVHMNDSDIAAFARTGTGVAHCPSSNARLAAGIARVPDMLKAGVPVGLGVDGTASNESGELHTELRNALLINRLGAHREAALNARQALRLGTFGGAQVLGRSTQIGSLEPGKLADLVLWKIDGIGHSSIADPVTAIVFGAAAPVTLSLVNGRPIVENDRLLHVDEDAIARSTREEAQRLARIAAGS encoded by the coding sequence ATGGCAGCACCGGCAGACCTGCAGCGCATCGTCATCGAGAACTGCGCGATCGCGACCGTCGACGCGAACGACACCGAGTACGCGTCGGGATACGTCGTCGTCGCGGGCAACAAGATTGAGTCCATCGGCGCGGGCAAGGCTCCCGAGGGCCTCGCCAACGTCGTACGCCGTGTGGACGGGACCGGTCACCTGGTGACCCCCGGCCTGGTCAACACCCACCACCACTTCTACCAGTGGATCACCCGCGGCCTCGCCACCGACCACAACCTGTTCCAGTGGCTGACGGCGCTCTACCCGACCTGGGCCCGCATCGACGAGCAGATGGTGAAGGCCGCGGCCCAGGGTTCGCTCGGCATGATGGCCCGCGGCGGTGTCACCACCGCGATGGACCACCACTACGTCTTCCCGAAGAACTCGGGCGACCTGTCCGGCGCCATCATCGGCGCCGCGAGCGACATGGGTGTGCGCTTCACCCTCGCCCGCGGCTCCATGGACCGCAGCGAGAAGGACGGCGGCCTGCCGCCGGACTTCGCCGTCGAGACCCTTGAGGGCGCGCTCGCCGCGACCGCCGAGACCGTCGACAAGCACCACGATGCCTCCTTCGACGCGATGACCCAGGTCGCCGTCGCCCCCTGCTCCCCGTTCTCGGTCTCGACCGAACTCATGAAGCAGGGCGCGGAGTTGGCGCGCGCCAAGGGTGTACGTCTGCACACCCACGGCAGCGAGACGGTCGAGGAGGAGAAGTTCTGCCACGAGCTCTTCGGCATGGGCCCGACCGACTACTTCGAGTCGACCGGCTGGCTCGGTGACGACGTGTGGATGGCGCACTGCGTCCACATGAACGACTCCGACATCGCCGCGTTCGCCCGCACCGGCACGGGTGTCGCGCACTGCCCCTCCTCCAACGCGCGCCTCGCGGCAGGCATCGCCCGCGTACCGGACATGCTGAAGGCGGGCGTCCCCGTCGGCCTCGGTGTCGACGGCACCGCGTCCAACGAGTCCGGCGAGCTCCACACCGAGCTGCGCAACGCGCTGCTCATCAACCGCCTCGGCGCCCACCGCGAAGCCGCCCTGAACGCACGTCAGGCGCTGCGCCTCGGCACCTTCGGCGGTGCCCAGGTCCTGGGCCGCTCCACGCAGATCGGGTCGCTCGAGCCGGGCAAGCTCGCCGACCTGGTCCTCTGGAAGATCGACGGTATCGGGCACTCCTCGATCGCCGACCCGGTGACCGCCATCGTCTTCGGCGCGGCGGCCCCGGTCACGCTCTCCCTCGTCAACGGCCGCCCGATCGTCGAGAACGATCGTCTGCTGCACGTCGACGAGGACGCCATCGCCCGCTCCACGCGGGAGGAGGCGCAGCGCCTCGCGCGGATCGCCGCCGGGAGCTGA
- a CDS encoding nucleobase:cation symporter-2 family protein — protein MAQPAKGPAKGPCSTPSDIADSESNPDCHPVDEKLHPSRLVPAALQHIAAMYAGVVTPPLIIGQACGLDTVAQTRLIAAGLLIAGLATILQTLGVKGFVGNRLPFVNAASSAGIAPILAIAETNAKGAQLPAIYGAVMVAGVFCLAIGPFFGRLLRFFPPLVTGVVITLIGVTLMPVPVKWAQGGDDTDPTFGDMKYLALAAFTLVVILLFQRFGRGFLKQVALLAGMFIGTLAAIPFGMADFTSVQTAPLAALPTPFAAGAPTFQPAAILSLCIVMLVLMTESAAGMLALGEICERETNGKTITRGLRTDGIATLVGPVFGGFPTSAFAQNVGVVSLTRVRSRYVVAVAGGALIVLGAFPVLGAVVNVVPMPVLGGAGIVLFGSIAVSGIRTLSEAGLDDSSNIILVAVALGAGIIPLAAPTFYAEFPAWAQTVLGSGISAGALAAVLLNLFFNHLGTRGPAAAALKSS, from the coding sequence ATGGCACAGCCTGCAAAGGGGCCGGCGAAAGGCCCGTGTTCCACCCCATCGGACATAGCTGACAGCGAGTCAAATCCCGACTGTCATCCGGTGGATGAGAAGCTCCACCCCTCGCGGCTCGTCCCCGCCGCGCTCCAGCACATCGCCGCCATGTACGCGGGCGTCGTCACTCCGCCGCTGATCATCGGCCAGGCCTGTGGCCTGGACACCGTGGCCCAGACCCGGCTCATCGCGGCGGGCCTCCTTATCGCAGGACTCGCCACCATCCTCCAGACGCTCGGCGTCAAGGGATTCGTCGGCAACCGGCTCCCCTTCGTCAACGCCGCCTCGTCGGCGGGCATCGCGCCCATCCTCGCCATCGCCGAGACCAACGCCAAAGGCGCACAACTCCCGGCCATCTATGGCGCGGTGATGGTCGCGGGCGTCTTCTGCCTCGCCATCGGCCCGTTCTTCGGCAGACTGCTGCGCTTCTTCCCGCCGCTGGTCACCGGCGTCGTCATCACCCTCATCGGCGTCACGCTGATGCCCGTGCCCGTGAAGTGGGCGCAGGGCGGGGACGACACCGACCCGACGTTCGGCGACATGAAGTACCTGGCGCTCGCCGCCTTCACCCTCGTCGTGATCCTGCTCTTCCAGCGCTTCGGACGCGGCTTCCTCAAGCAAGTCGCCCTGCTGGCAGGCATGTTCATCGGAACGCTGGCCGCGATCCCCTTCGGGATGGCCGACTTCACGTCCGTGCAGACGGCCCCGCTCGCCGCCCTGCCGACGCCGTTCGCCGCCGGCGCCCCCACCTTCCAGCCCGCCGCGATCCTCTCGCTCTGCATCGTGATGCTGGTCCTGATGACCGAGTCGGCGGCCGGCATGCTCGCCCTCGGCGAGATCTGCGAGCGCGAGACGAACGGCAAGACCATCACGCGCGGCCTGCGCACCGACGGCATCGCGACGCTCGTCGGCCCCGTCTTCGGCGGCTTCCCGACCTCCGCCTTCGCGCAGAACGTCGGCGTCGTCTCGCTGACCCGCGTCCGCAGCCGCTACGTCGTGGCCGTCGCCGGTGGCGCGCTCATCGTGCTCGGGGCCTTCCCGGTGCTGGGAGCGGTCGTCAACGTGGTTCCCATGCCGGTACTCGGCGGCGCGGGCATCGTCCTGTTCGGCTCCATCGCCGTGAGCGGCATCCGCACGCTCTCCGAGGCCGGCCTCGACGACAGCTCCAACATCATCCTGGTGGCCGTGGCGCTCGGAGCGGGCATCATCCCGCTCGCCGCGCCCACCTTCTACGCCGAATTCCCGGCCTGGGCGCAGACCGTCCTCGGCTCCGGAATCAGTGCGGGAGCGCTGGCAGCGGTCCTGCTCAACCTGTTCTTCAACCATCTCGGCACCCGTGGCCCCGCGGCCGCGGCACTCAAATCTTCCTAG
- a CDS encoding nucleobase:cation symporter-2 family protein gives MATTGLQHVAAMYAGVVAPPLIVGAAIGLSAKELTFLTGACLFTAGLATFLQTLGIWKIGARLPFVNGVTFAGVAPMIAVVESTDNKDDALPIIFGAVIVAGVLGFIAAPFFSKLVRFFPPVVTGTVITLIGISLMPVAFGWAQGPVPGADDYGSMKNLGLAGITLVIVLLLRRFTTGFVKQIAVLLGLIVGTVIAIPFGVTDFSPVGDADIVGFPTPFHFGAPQFAAAAIVSLCVVMVVSMTESTADMLALGEIVDRPADEKTIAAGLRADCLGSAVSPLFNGFMCSAFAQNIGLVAMTKIRSRYVVAVGGGFLVLMGLCPMAASLIAVVPRPVLGGAGVVLFGSVAASGIQTLVKANLERDNNVLIVAVSLAVGLIPIAAPEFYHAFPETAKIILDSGISTGCVAAVLLNLVFNHIGKRGEDDDVTNPMEPGGEIAEQRVHEEREVHKGSSPAGAH, from the coding sequence ATGGCGACGACCGGTCTCCAGCACGTGGCGGCCATGTACGCGGGTGTCGTCGCCCCGCCGCTCATCGTGGGCGCGGCGATAGGCCTCTCCGCGAAGGAACTCACCTTCCTGACCGGAGCCTGTCTGTTCACGGCAGGACTGGCCACCTTCCTCCAGACGCTCGGCATCTGGAAGATCGGCGCCCGTCTGCCCTTCGTCAACGGCGTCACCTTCGCGGGTGTCGCCCCGATGATCGCGGTCGTCGAATCGACCGACAACAAGGACGACGCGCTCCCGATCATCTTCGGTGCGGTGATCGTCGCGGGCGTACTCGGCTTCATCGCGGCGCCGTTCTTCTCGAAGCTCGTCCGCTTCTTCCCGCCGGTGGTGACCGGCACGGTCATCACGCTCATCGGCATCTCGCTGATGCCGGTCGCCTTCGGCTGGGCGCAGGGGCCGGTTCCGGGCGCGGATGACTACGGCTCGATGAAGAACCTGGGCCTGGCGGGCATCACCTTGGTGATCGTTCTGCTCCTTCGCCGCTTCACCACCGGCTTCGTCAAGCAGATCGCCGTGCTCCTCGGCCTCATCGTCGGCACGGTCATCGCGATCCCGTTCGGGGTCACGGACTTCAGCCCGGTCGGCGACGCGGACATCGTCGGCTTCCCGACTCCGTTCCACTTCGGCGCCCCGCAGTTCGCGGCGGCGGCGATCGTCTCCCTGTGCGTGGTGATGGTCGTCTCCATGACCGAGTCCACCGCCGACATGCTGGCGCTCGGCGAGATCGTCGACCGCCCCGCCGACGAGAAGACCATCGCGGCCGGCCTGCGCGCGGACTGCCTCGGTTCGGCGGTCAGCCCGCTCTTCAACGGCTTCATGTGCAGCGCGTTCGCGCAGAACATCGGCCTGGTCGCGATGACGAAGATCCGCAGCCGGTACGTCGTCGCCGTGGGCGGCGGCTTCCTGGTCCTGATGGGCCTGTGCCCGATGGCGGCCTCGCTGATCGCGGTCGTACCGCGGCCGGTGCTCGGTGGCGCGGGTGTCGTCCTGTTCGGATCGGTCGCGGCGAGCGGCATCCAGACGCTGGTCAAGGCGAACCTGGAGCGCGACAACAACGTCCTGATCGTGGCCGTCTCGCTGGCCGTCGGCCTCATCCCGATCGCGGCGCCGGAGTTCTACCACGCGTTCCCGGAGACCGCGAAGATCATCCTCGACTCGGGCATCTCCACGGGCTGTGTCGCGGCGGTGCTGTTGAACCTGGTCTTCAACCACATCGGCAAGCGGGGCGAGGACGACGACGTGACCAATCCGATGGAGCCTGGGGGAGAGATCGCTGAGCAGAGGGTCCACGAGGAGCGCGAGGTGCACAAGGGGTCTTCCCCGGCGGGGGCCCACTGA
- the uraH gene encoding hydroxyisourate hydrolase: MSTDTTASVSTHILDTSVGRPAEGVAISLTARSGRDAEWVALGGSATDADGRCKDLPALPEGTTHVRLDFEVEAYFDKKQAEAQQDAPRVRDSGAFFPEVAITFAVTPGEHYHVPLLLNPFGYSVYRGS, translated from the coding sequence ATGAGCACTGACACCACCGCCTCGGTGTCCACGCACATCCTGGACACCAGCGTCGGACGCCCCGCCGAGGGCGTCGCCATCTCGCTCACCGCCCGCAGCGGCCGTGACGCCGAGTGGGTGGCGCTCGGCGGTTCCGCGACCGACGCGGACGGGCGCTGCAAGGACCTTCCGGCCCTGCCGGAGGGGACCACACACGTACGACTCGACTTCGAGGTCGAGGCGTACTTCGACAAGAAGCAAGCCGAGGCGCAGCAGGACGCCCCCCGCGTAAGGGACAGCGGTGCGTTCTTCCCGGAGGTGGCGATCACTTTCGCCGTCACACCGGGCGAGCACTACCACGTACCGCTGCTGCTCAACCCGTTCGGCTACTCCGTTTACCGAGGGAGCTAG
- a CDS encoding TIM barrel protein: MGYSDQRFNVNLSILFTELPLLERPAAAAAAGFTAVELWWPWVDAPTPEQSELDALRAAITDAGVQLVGLNFYAGQLPGPDRGALSIPGEESEKFRANLSVAADFAESLGCKALNALYGNRVEGVDPAVQDELALENLALAAREADRVGAVLLIEALNKPESPRCPIVSADAAIAVIDKVNSATGLGNAKFLMDLYHLSMNGEDLPAVIDRYVAQTAHVQIADNPGRGAPGTGSLPLEELLDQLQKAGYEGWVGLEYKPGDRPSAEAFGWLPAAG, encoded by the coding sequence ATGGGATACTCCGACCAGCGCTTCAATGTGAACCTGTCGATCCTCTTCACGGAACTCCCGCTCCTGGAGCGCCCCGCGGCTGCCGCCGCGGCGGGCTTCACGGCGGTCGAGCTGTGGTGGCCCTGGGTCGACGCCCCCACCCCCGAGCAGTCCGAGCTCGACGCCCTCCGGGCCGCGATCACGGACGCCGGCGTACAGCTGGTGGGCCTGAACTTCTACGCGGGACAGCTGCCGGGACCGGACCGCGGCGCCCTGTCGATTCCGGGCGAGGAGAGCGAGAAGTTCCGCGCGAACCTCTCGGTGGCGGCGGACTTCGCCGAGTCCCTCGGCTGCAAGGCGCTCAACGCGCTCTACGGCAACCGGGTGGAGGGTGTCGACCCCGCCGTTCAGGACGAACTCGCCCTGGAGAACCTGGCGTTGGCGGCCCGTGAGGCCGACCGCGTGGGTGCGGTGCTGCTGATCGAGGCCCTGAACAAGCCGGAGTCGCCGCGCTGCCCGATCGTGAGCGCGGACGCGGCGATCGCCGTGATCGACAAGGTGAACTCCGCCACCGGGCTCGGCAACGCCAAGTTCCTCATGGACCTGTACCACCTGTCCATGAACGGTGAGGACCTCCCGGCCGTCATCGATCGTTACGTCGCCCAGACCGCGCACGTGCAGATCGCCGACAACCCTGGCCGTGGGGCCCCCGGGACGGGGTCGCTGCCTCTGGAAGAGCTGCTGGACCAGCTCCAGAAGGCCGGATACGAGGGCTGGGTCGGCCTGGAGTACAAGCCGGGCGACCGGCCCAGCGCCGAGGCCTTCGGCTGGCTGCCGGCCGCCGGCTAG
- a CDS encoding nucleobase:cation symporter-2 family protein, translating to MSSQHSPGEKAAAVGAADPTDAAPEVHPVDEILPPGRMLVASLQHVASMYAGAVSVPLVVAVAAKMSPGDTAVLMGGSLLMAGIATLLQTLGIGNFIGSKLPFVNGVSFAGVGVMLTIITTQGGVEAGMPVVFGAIIVSSIFGFLVSSYFSRLVRFFPPVVTGSVITLIGVSLIPVAYDWIVDDSATGTPEPGSIGLAGATVLVMLLLQRFTRGFLKQISMLFAMIFGTLLAIPMGLADFSKLDDAALVGIPSPLHFGAPEFNIPAIISMCVVMLVILTESTADMIALGKIVDRDVDEKTIARGLRADALGSALSPLFNAFHASAFAQNIGLVVISKVRSRFVVALSGAILVLIGLSPAAARLISVVPMPVLAAVSLFLFGSIAVSGIQTLLQADLHRGDNALIVVVTLGAGLAPALSDGFYDAFPAWAQIVLGSGISTGCLLAVALNLVFNHLGSGASSSPAEPEPAVTH from the coding sequence ATGAGTTCTCAGCACAGCCCTGGCGAGAAGGCGGCGGCGGTCGGCGCAGCCGACCCCACCGACGCGGCCCCCGAAGTTCATCCGGTCGACGAGATCCTGCCGCCGGGCCGGATGCTCGTCGCAAGCCTCCAGCACGTCGCCTCCATGTACGCCGGCGCGGTCTCGGTCCCGCTCGTCGTGGCCGTCGCCGCCAAGATGTCGCCGGGGGACACGGCCGTACTCATGGGCGGCAGCCTCCTGATGGCGGGCATCGCGACGCTGCTCCAAACCCTGGGCATAGGCAACTTCATCGGTTCGAAGCTGCCGTTCGTGAACGGCGTCTCGTTCGCGGGCGTCGGCGTGATGCTGACGATCATCACGACCCAGGGCGGCGTCGAGGCGGGGATGCCGGTCGTCTTCGGGGCGATCATCGTGTCGAGCATCTTCGGCTTCCTGGTGAGTTCGTACTTTTCGCGACTGGTCCGCTTCTTCCCGCCGGTGGTGACGGGATCGGTCATCACCTTGATCGGCGTCTCGCTGATCCCCGTCGCGTACGACTGGATCGTGGACGATTCGGCCACGGGCACGCCGGAGCCGGGCAGCATCGGCCTCGCGGGTGCGACGGTCCTGGTCATGCTGTTGCTCCAGCGCTTCACGCGGGGGTTCCTCAAGCAGATCAGCATGCTCTTCGCGATGATCTTCGGAACGCTGCTCGCGATCCCGATGGGCCTCGCCGACTTCTCCAAGCTGGACGACGCCGCGCTGGTCGGCATCCCCTCGCCACTCCACTTCGGAGCACCGGAGTTCAACATCCCGGCCATCATCTCGATGTGCGTGGTGATGCTGGTGATCCTGACGGAGTCGACGGCGGACATGATCGCCCTGGGCAAGATCGTCGACAGGGATGTGGACGAGAAGACGATCGCGCGCGGCCTGCGCGCCGACGCGCTCGGCTCGGCTCTCAGCCCTCTCTTCAACGCCTTCCACGCGAGCGCGTTCGCGCAGAACATCGGCCTGGTCGTCATCTCCAAGGTGCGCAGCCGGTTCGTGGTGGCGCTGAGCGGAGCAATTCTGGTCCTGATCGGCCTGAGCCCGGCCGCTGCGAGGCTGATCTCCGTGGTTCCGATGCCGGTCCTCGCCGCGGTCAGCCTCTTCCTCTTCGGCTCCATCGCGGTCAGCGGCATCCAGACACTGCTCCAGGCGGACCTGCATCGGGGCGACAACGCCCTGATCGTGGTGGTCACCCTCGGCGCGGGCTTGGCCCCGGCACTCTCGGACGGCTTCTACGACGCGTTCCCGGCCTGGGCGCAGATTGTTCTGGGGTCGGGGATTTCTACGGGGTGTTTGTTGGCGGTGGCGCTGAACTTGGTGTTCAACCATCTGGGGAGTGGGGCGAGTTCGAGTCCTGCCGAACCGGAGCCTGCGGTCACGCACTGA